The following proteins are co-located in the Dromiciops gliroides isolate mDroGli1 chromosome 2, mDroGli1.pri, whole genome shotgun sequence genome:
- the NUDT7 gene encoding peroxisomal coenzyme A diphosphatase NUDT7: protein MELQCKNLTKDTAKARLRKHDVGTKFSQCLSTKYSVLVPLLVKEGNIYLLFTVRSKKLRTSPGEVCFPGGKSEPGDTDEITTALREAQEEVGLQPHQVEVICRLVPYINKKGAMITPVVGFIDSSFQAQPNPHEVSEVFLVPLEYFLSPRAHYAFYSTIFGHRILFHCFDYMDPQNQSTYQIWGLTARFALLTALIVLQKRPSFDVEYDLDDLISSSERYFVKIHRTIKSNL from the exons ATGGAGCTTCAATG CAAAAATTTGACCAAGGATACCGCTAAAGCCCGTTTAAGAAAGCATGATGTTGGAACCAAGTTTTCCCAGTGTTTGTCAACTAAATACTCTGTCCTAGTACCTTTACTGGTtaaagaaggaaacatttatcTGCTCTTCACAGTCCGATCAAAGAAG tTACGTACCTCACCGGGGGAAGTGTGCTTCCCAGGGGGAAAGAGTGAGCCAGGAGACACAGATGAAATAACCACAGCTCTCCGGGAAGCTCAGGAGGAAGTTGGACTGCAGCCACACCAAGTAGAAGTCATCTGTCGTCTCGTGCCTTATATAAACAAG AAAGGTGCCATGATAACTCCAGTTGTGGGATTTATAGACAGTTCATTCCAGGCCCAGCCTAATCCACATGAAGTGAGTGAGGTGTTCCTGGTGCCTCTGGAGTATTTCCTCAGTCCACGTGCACACTATGCCTTTTACTCAACAATATTTGGTCATCGTATTCTCTTTCAttgctttgactatatggatccTCAAAATCAATCAACCTATCAAATCTGGGGGTTGACAGCAAGGTTTGCACTGCTGACTGCACTCATTGTTTTACAAAAGCGACCTTCCTTTGATGTTGAATATGACCTCGATGATCTGATTTCATCTTCTGAGCGATACTTCGTAAAGATACACAGAACCATCAAGAGCAACTTATGA